The region CCGGCGCGGGCGACATCCGCCCCGTCGGGCACCGTTCGCCAGTACTTCAGGTCGCCACCGGTACAGAACACGCCCTCGAGTCCGCTCGCGATCACTGCCGCTCGGGTGTGATGGGTGCTCTCGAGGTCTTGCAGCAGGCGGTCCAGCTCACCGAGCGCCTCGCGGTCCAGCGCGTTGATCGGGGGCCGGGTCAGCGTGAGCACCGCGATGCTGCCGTCCCACTTGCGATCCCATGCTCCCATGCTCAGCGCTCCTATCGAACCGGCTCGCCGCGCCCGGGCGGCTCGTGGCGGGAACCGCCCGGATCACACCGGAACACGCCGCGGGAGTCGTCGTAGAAGCGGCATTCGGCCTGAAGCATCGCTCGGAGCGCCTTCCTCGCGCGATGCGTCCGCACCTTCACCGCGGCGACGGAGCAGCCGAGGGCCTCCGCGGCGGCCTGCTCGCTGAGCCCCTCCAGATCCCGCAGCAGCAGGCTGGCTCGCAGCGGAGGCGACAGCCGGTGGATGTACTGCTGCAGACAGGCCGCCATCTCGCTCTGCTCGAGCCGCTCCTCGGCGGATCGCGCGCCATCCGGGACATCGGATGGACCGGGCCCATCGGCGTCAGCGTCCAGCGAGGCCGTCCGGCTCGATTCGCGGGCGGCCCGGCTCTTGAGGTGATCGAAGGCGACGTTGGAGGCGATGTGGAAGATCCAGGTGGTGCGCGCCTCGGGTGCCTGGAGCGAGGGGAGGCCACGGTGGACCCGGGCGAGCGCCTCCTGGGTCACGTCCTCGGCATGGCCCGGGTCCCCGACGAGCCCGGCCACGTACCGTGTCAGCCGTGGCCGGTACTCCCTGACGATTGCCTCGAACTCATGGGATTCCATGGGCCCTCCACTTCCCAGGACGAGATCCCGGGGCTCGAAGTTACCGGGAAGCGCCCTTCCCAGCCGCCTCGACGGTACAGCCCCAGGGCCTCGAACACCACAGACCTCGGTTCCCGACGCGCATCTCCGCGCGAGGCGGGCGGCTGTCCGCCCCCTCGCCGGGATCCGTCATCTCCTCAGCCGCAGCACCGGGACGACGTGGTGTCGGCCGGCCTGTCTTCTCCCTGCCCCAGGAGGCGATTCGCCCGGGCGATCATGAGCCTGGCCGGCGTCTCCTTGACCTGCTGGGCGACGGCGACGGCCGCCTGGAGCTGGTCGTTCGTGATGCCCGCCTCGCGAGCCTTCTGCACGTGGTAGGCCAGGCAGGGTTCACAGTTGGCCGCGATCGCCGCCCCGACGGCGACGAGCTCCTGATGGACTTCCGACAAGGTCGCATCCATTCCTGGGCCCTCCTCCGGTTGGTGTGGGACTCTTCGGTGCCGTCACCTGGAAAGACGAGATGCCCTGGCCCAACGTTACCGCGGCGCCGCACGAGCCCCGTGGCCGGGCGCGCCGGCGTCAGCGAGTGCCGAGACGCCTCTCCGGAAGCCGGCACCGCTCCTGCGCCGGTCCGGCCGGCGCTCGCCGGCCCCTCGCCGCCGGCCTCACCGGCCGCGGAGCGGTTCCAAGTTCGTAGAGGCGGCGGTAGTGCGGGTTCCCCACCAGGAGCTCGTCGTGCCGGCCCTGGCCGACGATGCGGCCGTCGTCGAGGAGAATGATGAGGTCGGCGTCGGCGGCCACGCGAAGGTCGTGGGTGATCGTGAGAGAGGTCCGGCCCGCCATGAGGCGCCCCAGCGCTTCTCTGACCTTCGCCTCGCTCTCGACGTCGAGCCCCGCCATCGGCTCGTCCAGGATCAGGATGGGGGCATTGCGGACGAGCGCGCGCGCGATCGCGATCCGCCGGCGCTGGCCGCCGGAGAGCGTGCAGCCCCGCTCGCCGACGACCGTGTCATAGCCGTGTTCGAGCTCGACGATGAAATCGTGGGCGTTGGCCGCGCGGGCGGCGGCCCCGATCTCGTCCGGGGTGGCATCGAGCTTGCCGTACGCCATGTTCTCCCAGATCGTCGTGCTGAAGAGGACCGAGTCCTGCAGGACCACGGCGGTCTGGTCGCGCAGCGAGGCCAGCGTGTAGCGGCGGATGTTTCTCCCATCGACGAGGACCCGTCCGGCGCTCGGATCGCAGAAGCGGCTGCCCTGAAGCAACCCGCCGAGAAAGGCGAGGGAGGCGGGGAGCGGCCGCTGCAGCAGGACGTGATCGAAGCTTCACCGACCAGGGGGCGAGCAGCTCGGTCACCGACAGCCCCAGTATGCAGATCGTGGCGAGCAGCAGGGCGCCCTTCGCCTGGCGCAGGGGGGTGAGGGCAAATCCCCGCCCGGGACGACAGCTACTCGGGGGATCCCGCCAGCCGGTCGCAGGCTTCGATGTTGGCGATGTGGCGCGTCTTCCTCAGGGCCGCACTGCCGGCGCCTCGATCGTCATCCCGCGCGCCCGCCACATCAGGAACAGCTCGAGATCCACGAGCTCGGGGGCGCCGTATGCATACGGTTCCGCGCGCATCCCGACGAGACAGCCGCGCAGCCGCCGCTGGAGCGAGCCGAGCCCTTGCCACTCCAGCCGGTAGAGCGGGTACCCGGTCGGGTGCGCCTGCGGAATGACGTTGCCCGCGAGCCGCCGCCCCCAGTGGTCGTCGTGACACTGGCCGCAGGAGAGATTGAGCTGGCCCTGGCGCCGATGGAAGGTGGCGCGGCCGGCATCGAGGAACGGCTGTGTCCGCTCGTCGATCGCGACCTCGACCGGCCGGCCGCGCGACTGGCGTGCGACGTAGGCGGTCAGCGCGAGCAGGTCCCTGCTTTCCCAGTCGAGCGGCGGCGCCTGCTGCCGGTCCGTGCGGCAGAGGTTGATGCGCTGCTCGAGATCGATCGGCCGTCCCTTCGCGGTGCTGAACGACGGATGGCGCGCGGCGACGCCCGTCATGCTCGCGCGGGCGTCGCCATGGCAGTCGGCGCAGGCGCGGCCGGTGGCGCCGGTCTTCCGGTTCCACAGCGCTTCGCCCTCGAGCACCCAGAGCAGGCCGGGATTGGCGCTGTCGTCGTCCTGCATCGCGCGGGTCTCGCGGCTCATGAAGTCGTAACCCGAGCGGCGTTCGGAGCGCGGGATCTCGCCGGCGAAGGCCGCCGCCGCCAGCGCGACCGCACTCACCGCGGCGCAGACTTGCCGGACTGACAGCATTCCCCCGCTCGATCACTCGACGGTGATGGCGGCCGACTCCGTCAGCGAGAAGTCCTTGTCGCCCGTCCAGTGGAACGCGAGGGTGCCGCTCTCCGTGGCGACCGTCGAGAAGACGAGGAACGGATTCGCGGCGATCGCCGGGTGGAGCTCGGCGCGGAAGACTTCCGTACCGTTGTAAGTACACACGAAGAGCCGGACGATGTCGCGCGGGATCGGCGCGCCCACCTGGCTCCGGCGATACCCGGTCTCCATCGGATGCGAGATCAGCGTCTTGATCTCGATGATCTCGCCGCGCTTTGCCCGTTTCGGCACGTTGATCATCGCGCTCGCCACGGTCACGTCTCCTCCAGGCACGCTGCCAGGGTCACCACGACCGCCGCGCTGGTCGACCAGAACGAGCCGTCACTCAGCTCCGAGATCGCGACGACGGTCTGGGTGTCGGCGAGCCGGATGCGCGTCGCCACGCTCGCCCGCCCAGCGCGGGGCCCGAGACGGAAGCTGGCGACGTTGGGCTGCGGGTTCTTCTCCGTGAAGACGTGGATCGCCCGCACGTGGTCGGCCTCGGTCATGGGACTCTCGACGCTGACGGCGAGCGGGACGGTGTTGCCGTTCTCGACCAGCGGTGGCAGCTCGAGCTTCACCCTGCCCGGAGTGACCCGAGCCGAGCCCACGACCTTGCGGATGGCCTCTCGCATCGCCGCGGGCGTCGCGCGCGGGGGCTCGGCAGCGGCCGCCGACGCCAGCCCGAGACCGGCGACGGCGCCCCCGGCGACCACCAGGAATTCTCGACGGGATGCCCGTCTCTTCATTCAGTCCTTCAATGTCATCAAGAAGGCCACCACGTCCTCGATCTGCTCCGCGCTGAGGACCGGCTGGCCGCGGTAGGCCGGCGCAACCCGCACCAGTCCCTCGGTACGATGATACGCCGGCATGATCGTCGCCGGGTTGACCCGGCCCGGATCGACGATCTGGAGCCGTAGCTGGCCCTCGGACAATCGGCCGCCGACTCCCCTGAGATCGGTGGCGAGGTCGCCCTGGAGCCGCTCCTCCGGGAACGGCCCGCTGTGACAGAGCAGACAGAGGCCGACCTGGCGGCTGGCGACGATCGCGCGGCCCCGCGCCGGATCGCCCTTGGCGCCCGTGAGCGGCTGCCGTATCGCATCGTCTGCACGCGCAACGCCGGCCATGCCGCAGACCGCGACGAGCGCAGCGCCCCACGTCGCGACCGCTCTCACCCGAAGACCTCGGCGCCGATGGTGCGGAACCAGGCCTCGGCCAGCGCGGCCTCGAGCGCCCGCGTCGCGCGCGGTGCGTGCGCCGGACTCACGCCGCCGGAGCCCGGCACCTCGGCCAGCTGGCCGCTCGAAGGTGCGTAGACACCGGCCACCGAGATGCCGTAGTCGGGTGCGACCAGGCTGTAGCAGGTGTTGATCAGCTTGGGGACGGACGGCGCCGCGCCCGTGACGAGCCGTGCGACCGCCGCCGCGCACGTCTTGGCCTGCGAGTTCGCGGCGAAGGCGGATTTCGGCATCGCGCCGGCGATCGCGGCGTCACCGATGACGTGAATGCCGGTCTGGAGCGTCGACTCGAAGGTCACGGGATCGATCGGGCACCAGCCGCTCCGGTCGGTGACGCCTGCGGCGTCCGCGATGCGGCCCGCCTTCTGCGGCGGGATGACGTTGGCGACCGCCGCCTTGTGCCGGCCGAAATCGGTGACCAGCGTGCGGGTGGCCGCGTCGACCGAGATGACCTTGCCGCCCTTGGACAGCGGCACCCACTCGAGCAAGCCCGGGTACAGCTCGGTCCACGCCTGCTGGAACAGCCGCTGCTTGGAGAAGGTGTCCTTGGCGTCGAGGACGATCAGCTTGGATTTCGGCTTCTTCGTCTTGAGATAGTGCGCGATCAGGCTCGCGCGCTCGTAGGGCCCGGGCGGGCAGCGGAACGGATTCGCCGGCGCCGAGATGACGACGAGCCCGCCGTCGTCCATCGCCTCGAGCTGCCGGCGCAGCAAGAGAGTCTGCTCGCCCGCGCGCCACGCGTGGGGCATGTGCCCGGCCGCCGTCTCGTCGTAGCCCGGCAGCGCGCCCCAGCGGATGTCGATGCCGGGCGCCAGCACCAGCCGGTCGTACGGCAGGCGCGTGCCGTCCGCGAGGGTGACCCAGCGCGCCTGCGCGTCGACGGCAGTGGCGCTGGCGCGGGCGACGACGATGCCGGCCGCGGCGATGCGCTCGTACGTGAACTGCTGCGCACTCATCTCTCGCAAGCCGCCGATCACGGCGTTGCTGAGCGGGCAGGCGATGAACGTCGCGCTGGCCTCGACCAGTGTCACGGCGATGCGCGGGTCGGCCTGCCGCAGGGCGCGGGCGCAGCTCGCGCCGGCGAACCCGCCACCGACGACGACGACTCGCGGCGCGGAGCCTTGCGCACGGGCTGGCACGGGGAACAGCGCAGCCGAAGCCGCGACACCCAGCTTCAGGAACGCGCGGCGGCTCGGCCTCATCGCTGCGTGGCGTACCAGCCGGCGATCGCCTGGGTCTCCTCCTCGGTGAAACCCTTGGCGATCCGATCCATGACGGTGGCGGCCCGCTTCCCTGAGCGGAAGTCCTGCATCGCCCGCACGATCGCCGCCCGCTCGAGCCCGGCGAGCCGCGGGACGGGCGAGGTCACGCGCGCCGAGGCCGGATGGCAGCCCGAGCACGCCGCGGCGCCCGGAGGCGGCTCCGCCGATGCGACGACGGCCGCTGCGATCGAGACGGATCCGATGGCAGCGGCCAGGGCCTTGCGCATCGCCTACACCAGCTGGATGCCGTGGTTCTTCAGCGGGAACGTGCGGACGCGGCGGCCGGTCGCATTGAAGAAGGCGTTCAGGACCGCCGGCGCCGCCACGCAGATCGTCGGCTCGCCGACGCCGCCCCAGAACCCGCCGGACGGCATGATGATCGACTCGACCTTCGGCATCTGCGCGATCCGCATCGAATCGTAGGTATCGAAGTTCTGCTGCTCGATGCGGCCGTCCTTGACCGTGCACTCCTCCATGAACAGCGCCGACAGTCCGTACACGAAGGAGCCGGCCATCTGCCGTTCGATCTGCGCCGGGTTGACCGCGTAGCCGGGATCGATCGCCCCGACGATGCGCTGCACCTTCACCTTGTTGCCGCCGCTGACCGAGATCTCGGCGCACGCGGCCACGTAGCTGCCGAACGACATCATCTGGGCCAGTCCGCGGTGGACGCCCCGCGGCGCCGGCTTGCCCCATCCCGCCCGGTCGGCCACGGCGTTCAGCACGGCGAGGTGCTTCGGATGCTTGGTCATCAGCTTGCGCCGGAACTCGAGCGCATCCTGGCCGGCGGCATGAGCGAGCTCGTCCATGAAGCATTCCATGAAGATGGCGTTCTGGTTGATGTTCACGCCGCGCCAGAACCCCGGCGGGACATGCGTGTTGCGCATCGCATGGTCGATCAGGAGATTCGGGACGCTGTAGCCGAAGGCGAAATCCCCGCTCGGGTGGAGCCCCTGGAAGGTGAGAACGTCCTTCCCGTTCTGGAGATTCTGCGGGAACACGGCGGCGAGGATCGACTGTCCCGACAGACGCACATGCAACCCGGTCAGGCGTCCGCCTGCGTCCAGCGCCCCGGTCAGCTTCGCCTGCATGACCGGGTGATACCGGCCGTGCGTCATGTCTTCCTCGCGCGACCACAGGAGCTTCACGGGCGTGCCCGGAATCTGCTTGGCGATCTGGACGGTCTGGGTCACGTAGTCGTGAAAGGCCCCGCGCCGGCCGAACCCGCCGCCGAGATTGATCTTGTAGACCTCACACTTGTCGGCCGGGAGGCCGGACGCCGCCATCGTTGCCGCGAACGCGGCCTCGCCGTTCTGCGTCGGGACCCAGACCTCGCAGCGGTCCGCCGTCCAGCGCGCCGTCGCGTTCATCGGCTCCATCGTCGCGTGGTTCAGGAACGGATAGGCGTAGACCGCCTCGACCCTCTTCGCCGCGGCGGCGATGGCTTTCGCGTCGCCATTCTGGTTGCCGATGAAGGCCTGATCGGCATCGAGGCCGGCTTTCAGCATGTCGGCGATGGTGGCGCTCGACGCCTTGGAGTTCGGGCCCTCGTCCCAGACGATGGGGAGCGCGTCGAGCGCGGTCTTGGCCTGCCACCACGTGTCGGCCACCACGCCGACCGCGGAATCGCCGACCGGCACCACCTGCCGGACGCCTGGCATGCCCTTGACCTTCGCGGCCTCGAAGCTCTTCACCTTGCCGCCGAACACCGGGCAGTCCTTGATCGCGGCGTTGAGCATCCCGGGCAGCTTCAAGTCCGAAGCGTAGATCTGCGCGCCGGTCACCTTCGGCATCGTGTCGAGGCGCTTCATCGGCTTCCCGATGAGCTTCCAGTCCTTCGGGTCCTTGAGCGTCACGTTGGCCGGCGGGGTCAGCTTCGCGGCGGCTGCCGCGACCTTGCCGTACGTGGTCGTGCGGCCGGAGGGCCTGTGCGTGATCACGCTGTTGGCGGCGGTGCACTCGGCGGCAGCAACGTTCCAGGCGTCGGCCGCCGCCTGGACCAGCATCATCCGCGCCGTGGCGCCACCCTTGCGGACGTACTCGTGCGACGTCCGGATGCCGCGGCTGCCGCCCGTGGAGAAATCGCCCCACACGCGCTTGCGCGCGACGCTCTGGCCGGGCGTCGGATACTCGGTCGTCACCTTCGACCAGTTGCACTCGAGCTCCTCGGCCACCATCTGCGCGAGGCCGGTGAGCGTGCCCTGCCCCATCTCGGACCGCGCGATCCGGATCACGACCGTGTCGTCGGGGCGGATGACGACCCAGGCGGTGATCTCGGGCGACCTGTCCTGCGCGCGGGCGAGGCTCGCGCCGAACGGGATCCTGAGGCCCAGGGCGAGCCCGCCGCCGACCGCGGTGGTGCCGATGACGAAGGAGCGGCGGTTGATCTTCGCAGCCTCGGTGATCATGGCCTCTCCTCCCTCATGCCTTCGCCGCAGCGTGGATGGCTTGACGCACCTGCTGGAACGTGCCGCAGCGGCAGATGTTCGTGATCGACGCATCGATGTCGGCGTCGGTCGGCTTCGGCGTGTCCTTCAGGAGCGCGGCCACGGCCATGATCATGCCCGCCTGGCAATAGCCGCACTGCGGCACCTCGTGGTCGACCCAGGCCTTCTGCACCTTGTGCAGGACGCCGCCGACGGCGAGGCCTTCGATGGTGGTGATCTGCTTGCCCACCGCGGCGCTGACGGGCACCACGCAGGAGCGGACCGCCTTGCCGTCGATGTGCACCGTGCATGCGCCGCAGTGCGCGACGCCGCAGCCGTACTTGGTCCCCGTCAGGCCGAGCTGCTCCCGGATGGCCCACAGCAGAGGCGTGCCGGGATCGACGTTGACCTCGCTGGTCCTGCCGTTGATCGTCAGACGTGCCATGGCGTGACCTCCCTGGGTTTCGGTGCTGGAAATATCCGCCCTCGCGCCTCTCGATGCAAGCAGTCGTCGCGGCGGGATCAGGACGTCGGCTTGCAGTGCGTCCGGGGCGCCTGTACACTCACCAACGTTTGGCAATGGCACAGAAACTCCTCAGCCGCACCCGCTGACCGCGCTCGATGCAGATCTGGGTCGACGCCGACGCTTGCCCCCAGGCCATCAAGGAGATCCTGCTCCGGGCCGCTGAGCGCGCGCAGGTGCTGACAACGCTGGTCGCCAACACGCTGCTTCGGACGCCGTCGTCGCCCTTCATCCGGGCCATCCGGGTGCCGCAGGGGTTCGACGTGGCAGACCACCGCATCGTGCAGGAGATGCAGCCGGGCGACCTCGTGGTCACGGCCGACATCCCCCTGGCCGCCGAGGTCATCGCACGCGGAGGGCACGCGCTCGACCCTCGAGGCGAGCTGTACTCGGAGGACAATGTCCGCGAGCGCCTCGCCATTCGCAACCTGATGCAGCAGCTGCGCGCGAGCGGGGCGCTCATCGGCGGCCCGGCGGCGTTCGCCCAGAGCAACCGGCACCTGTTCGCGAATCACCTCGACCGCTTTCTGACCAAGCAGCGGCCGGCCTGATCCCCGGCGACAGAGGGCGCGACCGAGGTCATCGCGAACGGCGGCGCTCCTCGAGCTCCGCGAGCGTGCGCGGCCAGTCCTCTCGGAGCAGGCGCGAGAGCGCGCGGTCGGCGAGGAGCTTCCCGCCCGTCTGGCAGCGCGCGCAGTAGTTCGTCTCGTTCTCGGCGTGGACGATCCGCTGCACGGGCGCGCCGCAGTCGGGGCAGGGCTTTCCGTAGCGTCCGTGCACCGCCATCCCGTCCCGGAAGGCCGTCACCCCCTCGGGGAACCCCTCGCCCGCCTCGCGCCGGAGCCGCTCGATCCAGTCGATGAGCGTGGCCCGCGTGGCCGCGTGGAAGCGCGCGCTCTCCTCCTCGGTGAGCTGGCGGGAGAGCTTCACCGGAGACAGCCGCGCCCGGTGGAGGATCTCGTCCGCGTAGGCGTTGCCGATCCCGCTCACGAGGCGGGGGTCGGTGAGGATGCGCTTCAGCGTGTGGTTCTCGCGCGCGAGCGCGGCCCGGAAGGCCGCGAGGTCGGCCTCGAGCACCTCGAGCCCGCCGGGGTCGTGCTCGCCGAGGGCGGCCTCCCCGCGCACGACGTGGAGGGCAGCCCGCCGGGTGGTGCCGGCCTCGGTCAGCACGAGCGTCCCCGCGGTGAAGTCGAGCGCCGCCAGCCCGATCTTTCCCGGCAGCCGCGCTCCCGCTCCCCGCCAGTGCAGGCGCCCCGCGATCATCAGGTGGAGCACGAGGAAGAGGTCCCCCTCGAGGGCGATCACGATGCGCTTGCCGAGGCGCCGGAGCCCCCGCACCTCCCGGCCCCCGGCCTCGACGAGGGGCGGGTCGACGGAGCGGAGCACGAATGGGCTCGCCAGCCTCGCGCGCTCCAGGCGCGTCCCCACGATCCGGGGCCTGAGCGCGTCGATGTAGACGGTGACGTCGGGCAGCTCGGGCACGGCGTGGGGGGTCAGCGGCGCCGGGCCGCCCGGACGGCTCGGCGTTGGCCGGTCGCCGGCGGACGGGCCAGGCGCTCCAGCTCGGCCAGGCGCCGCTCGATCGTGCGGAGCACCGGAGCCATGGCGTCCACTCCGCGCGGCTGGCTGAGATAGCCCCGCTCGAGCAGTGCGACGAACGCGTCGGCGATCCGGTCCGGCGCGAGCCGGCCCTCGGGGCGGTACCACTTGTAGAGCCAGTTGCACGCGCCGAGGATCGCGAACACCAGGAGGATCGGATTGACGTCGCGGAAGGTCCCCTGGCGGATCCCCCGCCGCACGACCCCCTCGATGGTCCGGTCGTACTGGCGCTTGGTCCGGGCCACGCGCTGCGCGAGCTGTGCGGGGAGCTCGCTCTCCTCGCTGAAGAAGACGGCGAGGAACGGCAAGTGGGTGGTGAGCATGCGCACCTGATGATGTACGATGCGCCGCAACGTCTCGTCGGGAGGCAGACCCTGTTGGACGATGGCCTCCAGACCCCCGTGAAACGCCTCGATGGTGCGCTCGAAGACCCGCCAGAGAAGCTCCTCCTTGCTGGACACGTACCGGTAGAGCGTGACCTTCGACACGCCCACCCGGGCCGCGATGGTCTCGAGCGTCGTCGCGTGGTACCCCACCCCGCCGAAGCAGACGGCGGCTGCCCGGACGATCTCCTCTTCGACGAGCCGGGCGACGGCCTTGCGACCGGTCCGGCGCCCTCCCTCAGGCTGTCTTGACATCCGCCCGCCCTCCGTACTACTGTGAACGCGCCGGTTCAGTAAGTTAACTCCGACGTAACCCCAGTGGGGGTCCGCCATGGCCAGCCCGCGCACCACCGTCGCCGGACACGATACCGCATTCGCCGACGGCCGTCCCGGCGAGGCGCCGGCGTTGCGCCGGCCGTGCGAGGACGCCCCTGAGGATACCCGGCCTCCACGTCCCGGCGGGGGTCGACCGCGCGCCGTGCCGACGGATCTGGACAGAGAGAGGTGACCGCCATGGAGCCCGACACCGTTCACTACGACCGACACTTCGGCCGCCTCGTGAGAGACAAGACCCAGAGCAACATCCCCATCAAGCCCGTGTACGGCCCGGCGGACGTCGACGGGCTCGACTACGATCGGGACCTGGGCAACCCTGGCGCGCCTCCCTTCACCCGCGGCCTCTACCCCGAGATGTACCGCCGGAACCTCTGGCTCAAGTCCCTGATCGTCTGCTACGCGACGCCGGAGGAGACCAACCGGGCCTTCAAGAAGTACATTGCCGCGGGCCAGACGGGTCTGCGTGTCCTGACGGACACCTCGACCCTCTCCGGGGTCGATCCCGACCATCCGCTCGCCCGGTACGACATCATGTGCAACGGCAGCCCCACGTTTGCGCTGAGCGAGTACGAGACCATGCTCGACGGCATCGCACTGGAGAACGTGGACCTCGAGTCGGCGAACTCGACGCCGTCCGGCAGCTTCTTCACCTACGTGTTCCTGGTCGCGCTGATGGAGAAGCGCGGCTTGGACATCTCGAAGCTGCGCGGCACGAACATCAACGATCCCATCCACGCCTTCATCGTGTACGGGACGCCGGAGTTCCCGCCGGCCGTCGCGCGACGGGTGAACCTGGACCTCATCGAATTCGGGATCCGCCACACGCCCCGGTGGCACCCCTGCACGCCGTGTGGCTACGACATGCGGGACGCCGGGCTCACGTCCCCGCAGGAGATGGCCTTCGTGATCGCCAACGCCCTGCAGTACTATGGTGACGCAAGCCGGGAGCGCGGCCTCCCCTTCGACGGGTTCCGGCCCATGGTGTTCTCCATGAGCTCGGAGTCGGACTTCTTCGAGACCATCGCGAAGTTCCGGGCCACGCGGCGGCTGTGGGCCCGGGCGGCCAGGGAACGGCTGGGGGCGTCGACCCCGCGCAGCATGTCGTGCCGGATCGGCATCCGCACCGCGGGCAACTCCATCTACCCGCAGAAGCCGCTCAACAACACCGCCCGCATCACGCTGCAGGTCTTGGCGGCCGTGCTGGGCGGCGTGCAGGCCATCGACCCGTCGGGGATCGACGAGACCTTCGGCCTGCCATCGGAGGAATCCCGCATCTTCGAGCTCGATCTCCAGCACATCATCGCCCACGAGGGGAACGTCCCTCTCACCGCCGATCCGCTGGGCGGCTCCTACTACGTGGAGTGGCTCACCACCAGGCTGGAGACCGAGGCGACCCGGCTGCTGGAGGAGATCGATCGCCTCGGCGGCATGTGGAAGTGCCTGGAGTCCGGGTGGCTGCGCCAGCAGTTCGACCGGACGACGACGGAGGTCCAGGGCGAGATCAACGACGGCAAGCGCCTGATCGTCGGCGCCAACTCGTTCCGCGGCCCGGACGGGGCCATCAGCCGCGCCGTCGTCGACGGGGCGTACAAGGTCCCGCCGGACGACAAGCGCTTCGGCGCCATCGACCGGGTGCGGCAGCTCCGGGAGGCGCGCGACGGAGAGGCCGTCAGGCGGCGCCTGCGCGACCTGGCGGAGGCCGTGCGGGAGCAGCGCAACGTGGTCCGGGCGGCGGTCGAGGCGACCAAGGCCTATGCGACCCTGGGCGAGATGGTGGGGACGATCCGGATGGCCCACGGCCTGTGCTTCGACCCCTACGAGCGCATCGCGGCCCCTGACTGTCTGGCACTCGTGTAGGGAGGGCGGCGCCCATGGTCCAGAGCGAAGCCAGGGTCCGCGTGCTGATCGGCAAGGTCGGGTTCGATCCCCACGATCGGGGCATTCTCGTCCTGTCTCGGGGGCTCCGGAACGCCGGCATGGAGGTGATCTTCCTCGGCAAGGTCATGACGGCGGAGGAGGTCGTCTCCGCCGCCATCCAGGAGGGCGTCGACGTCATCGCGCTCAGCGACCACTGCGGTGTCATGCGGCTCATCGGGCGGGACA is a window of Candidatus Rokuibacteriota bacterium DNA encoding:
- a CDS encoding sigma-70 family RNA polymerase sigma factor produces the protein MESHEFEAIVREYRPRLTRYVAGLVGDPGHAEDVTQEALARVHRGLPSLQAPEARTTWIFHIASNVAFDHLKSRAARESSRTASLDADADGPGPSDVPDGARSAEERLEQSEMAACLQQYIHRLSPPLRASLLLRDLEGLSEQAAAEALGCSVAAVKVRTHRARKALRAMLQAECRFYDDSRGVFRCDPGGSRHEPPGRGEPVR
- a CDS encoding carboxymuconolactone decarboxylase family protein, yielding MDATLSEVHQELVAVGAAIAANCEPCLAYHVQKAREAGITNDQLQAAVAVAQQVKETPARLMIARANRLLGQGEDRPADTTSSRCCG
- a CDS encoding ATP-binding cassette domain-containing protein produces the protein MLQRPLPASLAFLGGLLQGSRFCDPSAGRVLVDGRNIRRYTLASLRDQTAVVLQDSVLFSTTIWENMAYGKLDATPDEIGAAARAANAHDFIVELEHGYDTVVGERGCTLSGGQRRRIAIARALVRNAPILILDEPMAGLDVESEAKVREALGRLMAGRTSLTITHDLRVAADADLIILLDDGRIVGQGRHDELLVGNPHYRRLYELGTAPRPVRPAARGRRAPAGPAQERCRLPERRLGTR
- the soxA gene encoding sulfur oxidation c-type cytochrome SoxA, which codes for MLSVRQVCAAVSAVALAAAAFAGEIPRSERRSGYDFMSRETRAMQDDDSANPGLLWVLEGEALWNRKTGATGRACADCHGDARASMTGVAARHPSFSTAKGRPIDLEQRINLCRTDRQQAPPLDWESRDLLALTAYVARQSRGRPVEVAIDERTQPFLDAGRATFHRRQGQLNLSCGQCHDDHWGRRLAGNVIPQAHPTGYPLYRLEWQGLGSLQRRLRGCLVGMRAEPYAYGAPELVDLELFLMWRARGMTIEAPAVRP
- the soxZ gene encoding thiosulfate oxidation carrier complex protein SoxZ yields the protein MINVPKRAKRGEIIEIKTLISHPMETGYRRSQVGAPIPRDIVRLFVCTYNGTEVFRAELHPAIAANPFLVFSTVATESGTLAFHWTGDKDFSLTESAAITVE
- a CDS encoding SoxY-related AACIE arm protein, which codes for MKRRASRREFLVVAGGAVAGLGLASAAAAEPPRATPAAMREAIRKVVGSARVTPGRVKLELPPLVENGNTVPLAVSVESPMTEADHVRAIHVFTEKNPQPNVASFRLGPRAGRASVATRIRLADTQTVVAISELSDGSFWSTSAAVVVTLAACLEET
- the soxX gene encoding sulfur oxidation c-type cytochrome SoxX, with translation MAGVARADDAIRQPLTGAKGDPARGRAIVASRQVGLCLLCHSGPFPEERLQGDLATDLRGVGGRLSEGQLRLQIVDPGRVNPATIMPAYHRTEGLVRVAPAYRGQPVLSAEQIEDVVAFLMTLKD
- a CDS encoding FAD-dependent oxidoreductase, which gives rise to MRPSRRAFLKLGVAASAALFPVPARAQGSAPRVVVVGGGFAGASCARALRQADPRIAVTLVEASATFIACPLSNAVIGGLREMSAQQFTYERIAAAGIVVARASATAVDAQARWVTLADGTRLPYDRLVLAPGIDIRWGALPGYDETAAGHMPHAWRAGEQTLLLRRQLEAMDDGGLVVISAPANPFRCPPGPYERASLIAHYLKTKKPKSKLIVLDAKDTFSKQRLFQQAWTELYPGLLEWVPLSKGGKVISVDAATRTLVTDFGRHKAAVANVIPPQKAGRIADAAGVTDRSGWCPIDPVTFESTLQTGIHVIGDAAIAGAMPKSAFAANSQAKTCAAAVARLVTGAAPSVPKLINTCYSLVAPDYGISVAGVYAPSSGQLAEVPGSGGVSPAHAPRATRALEAALAEAWFRTIGAEVFG
- a CDS encoding cytochrome C; the encoded protein is MRKALAAAIGSVSIAAAVVASAEPPPGAAACSGCHPASARVTSPVPRLAGLERAAIVRAMQDFRSGKRAATVMDRIAKGFTEEETQAIAGWYATQR